One genomic region from Arenicella chitinivorans encodes:
- the acnB gene encoding bifunctional aconitate hydratase 2/2-methylisocitrate dehydratase gives MLEAYRAHVAERAEMGIVPLPLDANQVADLIELLKNPPAGEEAFLMELFTQRIPAGVDQAAYVKASFLAAVAQGDVSSPLISDERAVEILGTMLGGYNIEPLIKALDNPKLADEAATALSHTLLMFDAFYDVKEKADAGNEYATKVVQSWADAEWFTAKDEVAEKITVTVFMVPGETNTDDLSPAPDAWSRPDIPLHALAMLKMPRDGFEVNGDPLGKIEELKAKGHPVAYVGDVVGTGSSRKSATNSVLWTMGDDIPYIPNKRDGGYCFGNKIAPIFYNTMEDSGALPIEMDVSKMEMGDVIDVYPYEGVVKRHGTDEVISTFKLKTQVLLDEVRAGGRIPLIIGRGLTARARESLGLPPSDLFRQPEPVTDSGKGYTLAQKMVGKACGLEGVRPGQYCEPKMTTVGSQDTTGPMTRDELKDLACLGFSADLVMQSFCHTAAYPKPVDVTTHAQLPDFIMNRGGVSLKPGDGIIHSWLNRMLLPDTVGTGGDSHTRFPIGISFPAGSGLVAFAAATGVMPLDMPESVLVRFKGKMQPGITLRDLVHAIPLYAIKQGHLTVEKEGKKNIFSGRILEIEGLPDLKVEQAFEIADASAERSAGGCTIKLNKEPIIEYINSNITMLKWMIAEGYGDKRTIARRIMDMQKWLEDPQLMEADADAEYTEVIEINLDEIKEPILCCPNDPDDAKTLSDVLAAGEVGVDEVFIGSCMTNIGHFRAAAKLFDEMGEPVPTRTWIVPPTKMDEAQLTAEGHYATFGKAGARTEMPGCSLCMGNQARVAAGSTVVSTSTRNFPNRLGDGANVYLASAELAAVAAVKGRLPTVTEYLDIAKNLDMVSEDIYKYLNFNQLPAYQKIADEVVLDV, from the coding sequence GTGTTAGAAGCCTACCGTGCGCATGTCGCTGAACGTGCAGAGATGGGTATCGTACCCTTGCCATTGGACGCCAATCAAGTTGCCGATTTGATCGAGCTGCTTAAGAACCCGCCAGCCGGCGAAGAAGCGTTCTTGATGGAATTGTTCACTCAACGCATTCCCGCCGGCGTGGACCAAGCTGCCTATGTGAAAGCCAGTTTTCTTGCCGCTGTCGCACAAGGTGACGTAAGTTCACCATTGATCTCAGATGAGCGTGCGGTGGAGATTTTGGGTACGATGCTGGGTGGTTACAATATTGAACCACTGATTAAGGCGCTGGATAACCCGAAACTGGCCGACGAAGCCGCGACCGCGTTGTCACACACTTTGCTGATGTTTGATGCGTTCTACGATGTGAAAGAAAAAGCCGACGCTGGCAATGAGTACGCAACAAAAGTAGTGCAATCTTGGGCCGATGCCGAATGGTTCACTGCCAAAGACGAAGTGGCCGAGAAAATTACCGTTACCGTTTTTATGGTGCCTGGTGAGACGAATACCGATGATTTGTCACCGGCCCCAGACGCATGGTCACGCCCAGACATTCCGTTGCACGCTTTAGCCATGCTGAAAATGCCTCGTGATGGTTTTGAGGTTAATGGTGATCCGCTGGGCAAGATCGAAGAACTCAAGGCGAAAGGTCACCCAGTAGCATACGTCGGTGACGTAGTGGGGACTGGTTCATCACGTAAGTCTGCAACCAATTCCGTGTTGTGGACCATGGGCGATGATATTCCTTATATCCCTAACAAGCGTGATGGCGGTTATTGCTTTGGTAACAAAATCGCACCGATCTTCTATAACACGATGGAAGATTCGGGTGCCTTGCCAATCGAGATGGATGTCTCCAAAATGGAGATGGGTGACGTAATCGACGTCTACCCTTACGAAGGTGTGGTGAAGCGCCACGGTACCGACGAGGTTATTTCGACCTTTAAACTGAAGACACAGGTGCTGTTGGATGAGGTTCGAGCGGGCGGTCGTATTCCACTGATTATCGGACGTGGTTTGACTGCGCGCGCGCGCGAGTCTCTGGGGCTGCCTCCATCTGACCTGTTCCGTCAACCAGAGCCAGTGACCGATTCTGGTAAAGGCTACACCTTGGCACAAAAAATGGTGGGCAAGGCGTGTGGTCTCGAAGGCGTACGACCTGGGCAGTACTGTGAACCTAAAATGACCACTGTCGGATCGCAGGACACGACTGGGCCGATGACGCGTGACGAGTTAAAAGACCTCGCTTGTCTAGGGTTCTCCGCGGATCTGGTGATGCAGTCTTTCTGTCACACCGCCGCGTATCCAAAGCCGGTAGATGTGACGACACACGCACAATTGCCAGATTTCATTATGAACCGTGGCGGCGTGTCTTTAAAACCGGGCGACGGTATTATCCACTCATGGTTGAACCGCATGTTGTTGCCAGACACCGTCGGCACTGGTGGTGATTCGCACACGCGTTTTCCGATTGGAATTTCCTTCCCAGCGGGCTCGGGCCTAGTGGCGTTTGCTGCGGCAACCGGCGTGATGCCACTGGATATGCCAGAGTCTGTGCTGGTGCGTTTCAAGGGCAAGATGCAGCCTGGCATCACACTGCGCGATCTGGTGCATGCGATTCCCCTGTATGCCATCAAACAAGGTCATCTGACCGTTGAGAAAGAAGGCAAGAAGAACATTTTCTCTGGCCGGATTTTGGAAATCGAAGGCTTACCTGACTTGAAGGTGGAGCAAGCGTTTGAGATTGCGGACGCGTCCGCTGAACGTTCGGCAGGTGGTTGTACCATCAAGCTGAACAAAGAGCCGATCATTGAGTACATCAACTCCAATATCACCATGCTGAAGTGGATGATTGCGGAAGGCTATGGTGACAAGCGCACGATTGCACGACGTATTATGGACATGCAAAAGTGGCTGGAAGATCCACAATTGATGGAAGCGGATGCGGACGCTGAATACACCGAAGTCATTGAGATTAATCTGGATGAAATTAAGGAGCCAATTCTGTGTTGTCCAAATGATCCGGATGATGCCAAAACACTGTCTGATGTCTTAGCTGCCGGTGAAGTTGGTGTCGACGAAGTGTTTATTGGTAGTTGCATGACGAACATCGGCCATTTCCGCGCTGCGGCCAAGCTGTTTGATGAGATGGGTGAGCCTGTACCAACGCGCACTTGGATCGTGCCCCCCACCAAAATGGACGAAGCGCAACTGACTGCCGAAGGGCACTATGCGACCTTCGGCAAAGCTGGTGCGCGAACAGAAATGCCGGGTTGTTCACTCTGTATGGGTAACCAGGCACGCGTGGCTGCCGGTTCGACCGTGGTATCGACCTCCACACGTAATTTCCCGAACCGTTTAGGCGATGGTGCGAACGTGTACTTGGCCTCAGCCGAGTTGGCAGCCGTTGCCGCGGTCAAGGGCCGCTTGCCAACCGTGACCGAGTATCTGGATATCGCGAAAAACCTCGATATGGTCTCAGAAGATATCTATAAGTATTTGAATTTCAATCAACTGCCCGCGTATCAAAAAATAGCAGATGAGGTGGTTTTGGACGTGTAA
- a CDS encoding cytochrome ubiquinol oxidase subunit I produces MELDPVLLSRIQFALNISFHILFPTITIGLAYFIIYFRVRYTLTRDPHWDFIYTFWVKVFALTFALGVVTGIVMSFQFGTNWPGFMEQAGNIAGPLLGYEVLTAFFLEASFLGIMLFGKSRVSNRLHLISTIVVALGTTLSAFWILSLNSWMQTPTGYTYDGDAMIVESWLAVIFNPSFPYRFAHMMVACLLTASFLVAGVSAWRTLRKVDGPATARVMRTAVIAAALLIPVQIFLGDLHGLNTLKHQPAKVAAIEAVWETERGAALTLFGFPDETARTTHAAIKVPKLGSLILTHEWDGELKGLNEFIGEHPPVAPVFWSFRIMVGVGMLMLLISWLAVWQYWRRGALGLNTLRALFAMTFSGWVAVLAGWYVTEIGRQPWIVSGLIKTADVVADHPAGTVLTTLVAYSVIYTFLLISYIGALFYMSSKPAQSLLHMHNYGLPGRHPEDQAFSKQPIGGQ; encoded by the coding sequence ATGGAGCTTGATCCTGTCCTGCTGTCGCGCATTCAGTTTGCGCTGAACATCAGCTTCCACATTCTGTTCCCGACCATCACCATCGGGCTCGCTTACTTCATAATATACTTTCGTGTTCGCTATACTCTGACGCGAGATCCACATTGGGATTTTATTTATACCTTCTGGGTCAAAGTCTTCGCACTGACGTTCGCATTGGGTGTCGTGACCGGGATTGTCATGAGCTTTCAGTTCGGGACGAACTGGCCAGGATTTATGGAACAGGCCGGCAATATTGCTGGTCCACTCCTTGGTTATGAAGTCCTCACTGCCTTCTTCTTGGAAGCATCTTTTTTAGGCATTATGTTGTTCGGCAAGAGCCGGGTTTCGAATCGCTTGCACCTGATTTCTACCATTGTCGTGGCGTTAGGCACGACGTTGTCTGCGTTCTGGATTCTCAGTTTGAATTCGTGGATGCAGACCCCGACCGGGTATACTTATGATGGCGACGCGATGATCGTAGAGAGTTGGCTGGCAGTCATTTTCAACCCGTCGTTTCCGTATCGTTTCGCGCACATGATGGTGGCGTGCTTACTCACCGCTTCGTTCCTGGTGGCGGGAGTTAGCGCCTGGCGCACGTTGCGTAAAGTTGACGGCCCCGCTACCGCCAGAGTAATGCGAACCGCCGTTATTGCTGCCGCTCTATTGATCCCAGTACAGATCTTTCTTGGCGACTTGCATGGACTGAATACGCTGAAGCACCAACCGGCTAAAGTTGCCGCGATTGAAGCGGTATGGGAAACCGAACGCGGCGCAGCGCTCACACTGTTTGGTTTTCCCGATGAAACGGCCAGGACCACGCATGCAGCGATTAAAGTACCGAAGCTCGGTAGTTTGATTCTGACGCACGAGTGGGATGGTGAGCTGAAAGGACTCAATGAGTTTATTGGAGAACATCCTCCTGTGGCGCCGGTATTCTGGTCATTCCGTATTATGGTCGGCGTGGGCATGTTGATGCTGCTGATTTCTTGGCTTGCAGTTTGGCAATATTGGCGGCGCGGTGCTTTAGGGTTGAATACCTTGCGCGCCTTGTTCGCTATGACGTTTTCTGGCTGGGTTGCTGTGCTGGCGGGTTGGTATGTAACGGAGATCGGAAGACAGCCGTGGATCGTTTCTGGCCTGATCAAAACTGCCGATGTGGTTGCGGATCATCCTGCTGGTACGGTGTTGACAACGTTAGTGGCCTACTCGGTGATCTATACATTCCTGCTGATCAGTTACATCGGTGCTTTGTTTTATATGTCGAGCAAGCCAGCTCAGTCGCTGTTGCACATGCACAATTACGGCTTGCCTGGAAGGCATCCTGAAGACCAGGCATTTAGTAAACAACCGATCGGAGGGCAGTGA